The Cucumis melo cultivar AY chromosome 6, USDA_Cmelo_AY_1.0, whole genome shotgun sequence genome includes a region encoding these proteins:
- the LOC103496805 gene encoding transcription factor MYB20: MGRQPCCEKVGLKKGPWTSEEDKKLINFIVTNGQSCCWRAVPKLAGLLRCGKSCRLRWTNYLRPDLKRGLLSDFEEKMVIDLHAQLGNRWSKIASHLPGRTDNEIKNHWNTHIKKKLKKMGIDPQTHKPISISTDSHQSNLPSHLDMEMSPSSPVNIAETKDPAEVITSTTAIEPKTPPLNSCVSSTWSSSTSPSSSSTNSNLIKFDDLEFPDFEWVCSNDTSNNNDNDIGFWEDDDFSSWDFLVGHEDGEVPIFQESWPCGLI; encoded by the exons atgggaAGACAGCCATGTTGTGAGAAAGTAGGGTTGAAGAAAGGGCCATGGACAAGTGAAGAAGACAAGAAGCTAATAAACTTCATAGTAACAAACGGTCAGTCATGTTGCTGGAGAGCTGTCCCTAAACTTGCTGGTCTCCTGAGATGTGGTAAGAGTTGTAGACTTAGATGGACTAATTACTTAAGGCCTGACCTTAAAAGAGGCCTTCTCTCTGATTTTGAAGAGAAAATGGTCATTGATCTTCATGCTCAACTTGGAAACAG ATGGTCAAAGATTGCTTCACATCTTCCTGGTAGAACTGACAACGAGATCAAGAACCATTGGAATACTCACATCaagaagaaattgaagaaaatggGCATTGACCCTCAAACTCATAAACCTATATCCATCTCCACAGATTCACACCAATCCAACCTTCCCTCTCATCTCGATATGGAGATGTCACCAAGCTCACCAGTCAACATCGCTGAAACTAAGGATCCAGCAGAAGTAATAACTTCAACCACTGCAATCGAGCCTAAAACACCACCTCTAAATTCTTGTGTTTCTTCTACATGGTCTTCATCAACTTCGCCTTCCTCGTCTTCAACTAACTCAAATCTAATCAAGTTTGACGATCTCGAGTTCCCTGATTTCGAGTGGGTATGTAGCAATGACACGAGTAATAATAATGACAATGATATCGGATTTTGGGAAGATGATGATTTTAGTAGTTGGGATTTCTTGGTTGGTCACGAAGATGGTGAAGTACCAATTTTCCAAGAATCTTGGCCTTGTGGATTAATTTGA